From ANME-2 cluster archaeon, one genomic window encodes:
- a CDS encoding SocA family protein, which produces MNCSITEKERISNNFFLLYLIEKTNENGHFMGITKLQKLVYLIELKCYTIGFKSLSFPFFRWNYGPMSKELYIEKDRIIENGLIEKGDNIRVTKQGKHVLEECSEILHDNKKSLEIINEISDLYSKLSTKQLKNKIYQITDPSLGMKIKDIPMGWDLLLRLYEKKDIIHLDDEWIETIDIMMDTSVYSSVTKSIEDAQINKSIKCGELIAV; this is translated from the coding sequence ATGAATTGTTCTATCACCGAAAAAGAAAGAATTTCAAATAATTTTTTTCTATTGTATTTAATAGAAAAAACCAATGAAAATGGACATTTTATGGGCATTACAAAACTACAAAAATTAGTTTATTTAATTGAATTGAAATGTTATACCATTGGATTTAAATCACTATCATTTCCTTTTTTTAGATGGAATTATGGCCCCATGTCAAAAGAACTCTATATTGAAAAAGACAGAATTATTGAAAATGGTCTTATTGAGAAAGGTGACAACATTCGGGTTACGAAACAAGGAAAACATGTATTAGAAGAATGTTCTGAAATTTTACACGACAATAAAAAATCGTTAGAAATTATAAATGAAATAAGCGATTTATATTCTAAATTGTCAACAAAACAATTAAAAAACAAAATTTACCAAATTACAGACCCATCATTAGGAATGAAAATCAAAGACATCCCTATGGGGTGGGATTTGTTGTTAAGGCTGTATGAAAAAAAAGACATTATTCATCTTGATGATGAATGGATTGAAACAATAGACATTATGATGGATACTAGTGTTTATTCTTCTGTTACGAAGTCAATTGAAGATGCTCAAATAAACAAATCTATAAAATGTGGGGAATTAATTGCAGTATGA
- a CDS encoding DUF1056 family protein, translating into MIITTIFKKLIGYGWKLFDYVTFIVTAVYVYVNCFSSFAKV; encoded by the coding sequence ATTATAATAACTACAATTTTTAAAAAGTTAATCGGATATGGGTGGAAACTTTTTGATTATGTCACTTTCATTGTAACCGCCGTATATGTCTATGTCAACTGTTTCTCTTCCTTTGCCAAAGTTTGA
- a CDS encoding class I SAM-dependent methyltransferase produces the protein MNDKEKHVCPVESAKGLDNFFRKLVQNPKKILKDYVKEGMTVLDVGCGPGFFSVEIADMVGASGKVIAADLQQGMLDKIKNKIKGTEIENIIELHKCEEDRIGISTMVDLVLAFYMVHEVPDQDKFLKEMYSILKPNGTLFIVEPSFHVSKKAFEETVNRAYAIGFSQVKKPGMILSRAVVLKKDT, from the coding sequence ATGAACGATAAAGAAAAGCATGTATGCCCTGTTGAAAGTGCTAAGGGCCTTGATAATTTTTTCAGAAAATTGGTCCAGAATCCAAAGAAGATCTTGAAAGATTATGTTAAAGAGGGAATGACAGTCTTAGATGTAGGATGCGGTCCCGGGTTTTTTTCAGTAGAGATAGCTGATATGGTCGGTGCATCAGGCAAAGTGATCGCAGCAGACCTGCAGCAGGGAATGCTTGATAAAATTAAGAATAAGATCAAAGGAACAGAGATTGAAAATATAATTGAGCTGCATAAATGTGAAGAGGACAGAATAGGTATTTCAACAATGGTTGATCTTGTTCTCGCTTTTTATATGGTTCATGAGGTCCCTGACCAGGATAAGTTCTTAAAAGAAATGTACTCAATACTAAAACCCAATGGAACTTTATTTATTGTAGAGCCGTCATTCCATGTTTCAAAGAAAGCATTTGAAGAAACTGTGAATCGAGCATATGCCATAGGATTTAGTCAGGTAAAAAAACCGGGAATGATTTTAAGCAGGGCAGTGGTTTTAAAAAAAGATACATAA
- the argF gene encoding ornithine carbamoyltransferase, translating into MSNLLSISDLSLDEINELLDVADDLKVKRSKGKIVEMLKHKSLGMIFEKSSTRTRISFEVAMAELGGHALFLSYRDLQLGRGETVGDTAQVISRYLSCIMARVVSHSTLEELAEYATVPVINALSDLEHPCQLLADLQTIREYKGRFEGLKFAWIGDGNNVCNSAILAAAITGMKMSVACPEGYEPDPDMVAKARGMGGSVEVVTAAKEAAMDADVLYTDVWVSMGDEDEKEQRLHDLGPYQINDALMNVARDDCMVMHCLPAHRGEEITSEVLTGTHSAVLDQAENRLHAQKALLIKLLGSK; encoded by the coding sequence TTGTCGAATCTGTTATCTATAAGCGACCTCTCCCTTGATGAGATCAATGAACTGCTTGATGTGGCAGATGATCTGAAGGTGAAAAGGTCAAAGGGTAAGATTGTTGAAATGCTCAAGCATAAGAGCCTGGGCATGATATTTGAAAAATCATCTACCAGGACACGTATATCATTTGAGGTTGCCATGGCTGAACTTGGCGGCCATGCATTGTTCTTAAGCTATCGGGACCTCCAGCTTGGAAGGGGGGAGACTGTTGGCGATACTGCACAGGTTATATCCAGGTATCTCAGTTGTATTATGGCAAGGGTCGTAAGTCACAGTACTCTGGAAGAACTGGCAGAATATGCAACAGTGCCTGTTATCAATGCTTTGTCTGATCTGGAACATCCCTGCCAGCTGCTGGCTGATCTGCAGACTATAAGGGAATATAAGGGTCGGTTCGAGGGCCTGAAGTTCGCATGGATAGGTGATGGGAATAATGTGTGCAACTCTGCGATACTGGCTGCTGCCATTACAGGAATGAAGATGAGTGTGGCCTGCCCCGAGGGGTACGAGCCTGACCCGGACATGGTTGCAAAGGCCAGGGGTATGGGGGGTTCGGTTGAGGTTGTTACTGCAGCAAAGGAGGCTGCAATGGATGCAGATGTCCTATATACTGATGTATGGGTGTCTATGGGCGATGAGGATGAGAAGGAGCAGAGGTTGCATGACCTGGGGCCGTACCAGATCAATGATGCCCTGATGAATGTTGCCAGGGATGACTGTATGGTTATGCATTGTCTTCCTGCACACAGGGGCGAGGAGATCACGAGTGAAGTGCTTACTGGTACTCATTCTGCAGTGCTTGACCAGGCAGAGAACAGGTTGCATGCGCAAAAGGCTCTGCTGATCAAGTTGCTGGGGTCAAAGTAA
- a CDS encoding molybdenum-dependent transcriptional regulator has product MIPKTKLWLTEDGKTLMGEGKAALLYAIDEEGSLNKACKKVNISYKHAWLMLKNIEKNSGKEIVTSVRGGKDQGTFLTDYAREMLKEYESQKNIISETLDDETFWEGVGLKITARNQMPGEVIDVEQGDVISKVRILIEPVVVTSLVTKEAVDKLDIKKGDEVYAVIKSTEVMIGKK; this is encoded by the coding sequence ATGATACCTAAAACAAAGCTGTGGCTGACCGAAGATGGAAAAACATTGATGGGAGAAGGAAAGGCTGCACTTTTATACGCCATCGATGAAGAAGGTTCGTTGAACAAAGCATGCAAAAAGGTCAATATCTCGTATAAACATGCATGGCTTATGTTGAAGAATATTGAGAAAAATTCCGGGAAGGAGATTGTTACAAGTGTTCGCGGCGGAAAGGACCAGGGTACATTTTTGACTGATTATGCAAGGGAGATGCTTAAGGAGTACGAATCGCAGAAGAACATCATCAGTGAAACTTTAGACGATGAGACGTTCTGGGAAGGGGTGGGACTGAAGATCACGGCTCGTAACCAGATGCCAGGGGAGGTTATTGATGTTGAGCAGGGGGATGTGATCTCCAAGGTAAGGATATTGATCGAGCCTGTCGTGGTAACTTCACTGGTAACAAAGGAAGCTGTGGACAAGCTGGATATTAAAAAGGGTGATGAGGTATATGCGGTCATCAAATCTACGGAAGTGATGATCGGGAAAAAGTGA